A stretch of Acipenser ruthenus chromosome 1, fAciRut3.2 maternal haplotype, whole genome shotgun sequence DNA encodes these proteins:
- the LOC117421017 gene encoding tryptophan 2,3-dioxygenase-like has protein sequence MSGGCPYFGKKYLLSLDESLNSNEEKDKSQEGINKASKGGILYGDYLQLDKIVNAQELQSELKGNKIHDEHLFIVTHQAYELWFKQILWELDSVRDIFINDHVRDERNMLKVVTRINRIAIILKLLVDQFTVLETMTSLDFYDFRDYLTPASGFQSLQFRMLENKIGVPDSLRVPYNRSHYRDNFKGKESEVLLKSEQEPTLLQLVEKWLERTPGLEEEGFNFWGKLQLNIEEGLKQEIEKTQDKPDSEMKEDSMAELIKQKEVFTSLFDEKRHEHLLGKGDRRLSYKALQGALMIYFYREEPRFQVPFQLLTSLMDIDTLMTKWRYNHVCMVHRMIGSKAGTGGSSGYQYLRSTVSDRYKVFVDLFNLATFLIPRHWVPKLNPSVHKFLYTAECCDSSYFSSEDSD, from the exons ATGAGTGGTGGATGTCcttattttggaaagaaataTCT ATTGTCTCTGGATGAATCTTTGAATTCCAATGAAGAAAAAGACAAATCCCAGGAAGGGATTAATAAAGCCAGCAAGGGTGGTATACTCTATGGGGATTATCTACAA CTGGACAAGATTGTAAATGCCCAAGAACTTCAGAGTGAGCTGAAGGGGAACAAGATACACGATGAGCACCTTTTCATTGTAACCCATCAAG ctTATGAACTTTGGTTTAAGCAGATCCTTTGGGAGCTGGATTCTGTAAGAGACATATTCATAAATGACCAT GTTCGAGATGAACGGAATATGCTTAAGGTTGTGACCCGAATTAACAGAATTGCAATTATTCTGAAACTACTAGTGGACCAGTTTACTGTTCTGGAGACAATGACATCCTTAGACTTCTATGACTTTAG ggaTTATTTGACTCCAGCATCTGGGTTCCAGAGTCTTCAATTTCGTATGTTGGAGAATAAGATTGGAGTTCCGGACAGTTTGAGAGTTCCATATAACAGAAGTCACTACAGGGACAATTTTAAAGGAAAGGAGAGTGAAGTTCTGCTAAAGTCAGAACAGGAACCAACACTGCTTCAGCTGGTTGAG AAATGGCTTGAAAGAACTCCTGGACTTGAAGAAGAAGGGTTTAACTTTTGGGGAAAACTGCAACTAAATATCGAAGAGGGACTAAAGCAGGAAATTGAAAAAACTCAG gaCAAACCAGACTCTGAGATGAAGGAGGACTCGATGGCTGAACTcataaagcagaaggaggttttCACATCATTATTTGACGAAAAGCGTCATGAGCATCTGCTGGGCAAAG GGGATAGAAGATTATCGTACAAGGCCCTACAAGGAGCTCTGATGATCTACTTCTACAG AGAGGAGCCACGTTTCCAGGTCCCTTTCCAACTCCTGACCTCTCTCATGGACATTGACACTCTCATGACAAAGTGGAGAT ATAACCATGTTTGCATGGTGCACAGAATGATAGGCAGTAAGGCTGGCACAGGAGGTTCATCAGGCTACCAGTATCTTCGTTCCACTGTGAG tgaccGTTACAAAGTTTTTGTGGATTTATTCAACCTTGCAACATTCTTGATACCTCGGCACTGGGTACCCAAACTGAACCCCAGTGTCCACAAGTTCCTCTACACTGCAGAATGTTGCGACAGTTCCTATTTCAGCAGTGAAGACTCGGATTAG